A genome region from Crossiella equi includes the following:
- a CDS encoding 1-aminocyclopropane-1-carboxylate deaminase, which translates to MRLAEFDRYPLLFGPSPVHELRRLSAHLGGARIWAKREDCNSGLAYGGNKTRKLEYLVAEALAQGCDTLVSIGGVQSNHTRQVAAAAAVAGLRAVLVQEDWVEHNTSEQVGNLQLSRMLGAEIRRSAAGFDIGYRPSWENALAEVRAAGGKPYAIPAGASDHPLGGLGFASWAEEVAAQERELGVFFDTVVVCSVTGSTQAGMIAGFAGGPARRVIGIDASAAPEATREQVWRIAERTGALLDKEIPAGDLVLDERYHAGHYGLPDERTLEAMRLAARVEGMITDPVYEGKSMAGLVDLVARKEIPADSTVLYAHLGGQPALNAYPELF; encoded by the coding sequence ATGAGGCTTGCCGAGTTCGACCGGTACCCGCTGCTGTTCGGGCCCTCGCCCGTGCACGAGCTGCGGCGGCTGTCCGCCCACCTCGGTGGGGCGCGGATCTGGGCCAAGCGGGAGGACTGCAACTCCGGGCTCGCCTACGGGGGCAACAAGACCCGGAAGCTGGAGTACCTCGTCGCCGAGGCCCTGGCCCAGGGGTGCGACACGCTCGTCTCGATCGGCGGGGTGCAGTCCAACCACACCCGGCAGGTGGCCGCCGCGGCCGCGGTCGCCGGGCTGCGCGCCGTGCTCGTGCAGGAGGACTGGGTCGAGCACAACACCTCCGAGCAGGTGGGGAACCTGCAGCTCAGCCGCATGCTCGGGGCCGAGATCCGGCGGTCGGCCGCCGGGTTCGACATCGGGTACCGGCCCAGCTGGGAGAACGCCCTGGCGGAGGTGCGCGCGGCCGGGGGCAAGCCCTACGCCATTCCGGCCGGGGCCAGTGACCACCCGCTCGGCGGGCTCGGGTTCGCCTCGTGGGCCGAGGAGGTCGCGGCGCAGGAGCGGGAGCTCGGGGTCTTCTTCGACACCGTGGTGGTGTGCTCGGTGACCGGGTCCACGCAGGCGGGGATGATCGCCGGGTTCGCCGGGGGACCCGCGCGGCGCGTGATCGGCATCGACGCCTCCGCCGCGCCCGAGGCCACCCGGGAGCAGGTGTGGCGGATCGCCGAGCGCACCGGGGCCTTGCTGGACAAGGAGATCCCGGCCGGGGACCTCGTCCTGGACGAGCGCTACCACGCCGGGCACTACGGGCTGCCGGACGAGCGGACCCTGGAGGCCATGCGGCTGGCCGCCCGGGTCGAAGGCATGATCACCGACCCGGTGTACGAGGGCAAGTCCATGGCCGGGCTGGTGGACCTGGTGGCGCGCAAGGAGATCCCGGCAGACTCGACTGTGCTCTACGCCCACCTCGGCGGACAGCCCGCGCTCAATGCCTACCCGGAACTGTTCTAG
- a CDS encoding GntR family transcriptional regulator, whose product MQYISRVDRSLLRDRALAAIRHAIVVGDLAPGEIIRDVDLAERLGLSRTPVREALARLADEGLVETKPHSYTRVTAVDPVVVRDAQVVVQAMQAVAARLAVPRLGAAEIGAMRQANEVFAAALAAEDALAALAADEAFHDVAVNACGNGAVADTIGRYLPVLHRVVLLRFDSSAARESVRMHEEIVSACAAGDAARAGALVEANWATLVAHQDGSAS is encoded by the coding sequence ATGCAATATATTAGTCGGGTCGACCGGTCGCTGTTGCGGGACCGGGCACTGGCGGCGATCCGGCACGCCATCGTGGTCGGGGACCTGGCGCCCGGGGAGATCATCCGGGATGTGGACCTGGCGGAGCGGCTCGGGTTGTCGCGGACGCCGGTGCGGGAAGCGCTTGCCCGGCTGGCGGACGAGGGGCTGGTCGAGACCAAGCCGCACAGCTACACCCGGGTGACCGCCGTGGATCCCGTGGTGGTGCGGGATGCCCAGGTCGTGGTGCAGGCCATGCAGGCCGTGGCCGCCCGGCTGGCCGTGCCCCGGCTCGGGGCCGCCGAGATCGGGGCCATGCGGCAGGCCAACGAGGTGTTCGCCGCCGCGCTGGCCGCCGAGGACGCGCTCGCGGCCCTGGCCGCCGACGAGGCCTTCCACGACGTGGCCGTCAACGCGTGCGGGAACGGTGCCGTGGCGGACACCATCGGGCGGTACCTGCCCGTGCTGCACCGGGTTGTGCTGCTGCGCTTCGACTCCTCGGCTGCCCGGGAGTCCGTGCGGATGCACGAGGAGATCGTCAGCGCCTGTGCCGCCGGGGACGCCGCGCGGGCCGGGGCGCTGGTCGAGGCCAACTGGGCGACCCTCGTCGCCCACCAGGACGGGAGTGCGTCATGA
- a CDS encoding TROVE domain-containing protein codes for MGKFNVLTRLRRRTHEGGVAHGRDLRTELFLLAVNNLVGEHTAYEAAEQRDSRYAALVREATLADPLWTARLLGWLRSGANLRSAALAGAAEFARTRLDHGLPGLSRQVVASVLRRADEPGELLAYWTARYGRAIPKPVKRGVADAVRELYDERSALKWDSSARAFRFADVLELTHPTPRDALQGKLFRHLIDARHDRAGSVAELPVLRARQELVELPLARRRALVEADPAHAVAALRSAGMTWEALAGWLQGPLDARAWAAVVPSMGYMALLRNLRNFDEAGLPEEVAAAIGARLADADQVARSRQLPLRFLSAHRAAGPRWQSTVDTALGHSLSSVPSLPGRTLVLVDTSGSMRWPLSGRGSLLRWDAAVTFGLALAARAERATVVSYSSGYRVFPPRRDESLLVGLARWNREGYFLGEGTDTHGALRDNYAGHDRVVILTDEQHSDGDVHRAIPARTPVYTWNLAGHEPAHTPAMPHRHTFGGLSDRSFDQLALIERTGRGDWPF; via the coding sequence GTGGGGAAGTTCAACGTGCTGACCAGGCTCCGGCGGCGCACGCACGAGGGCGGTGTCGCGCACGGGCGGGACCTCCGCACCGAGCTCTTCCTGCTGGCGGTCAACAACCTGGTCGGCGAGCACACCGCGTACGAGGCGGCGGAGCAGCGGGACTCCCGTTACGCCGCACTGGTCCGCGAGGCCACGCTGGCCGATCCACTGTGGACGGCACGGCTGCTCGGCTGGCTGCGGTCCGGCGCGAACCTGCGCTCGGCCGCGCTGGCCGGTGCGGCCGAGTTCGCCCGCACGCGGCTCGACCACGGTCTGCCCGGCCTGTCCCGGCAGGTCGTGGCCTCGGTGCTGCGGCGGGCGGACGAGCCGGGTGAGCTGCTGGCCTACTGGACCGCCCGGTACGGCCGGGCGATCCCGAAGCCGGTCAAGCGCGGGGTGGCCGACGCCGTCCGCGAGCTCTACGACGAGCGCTCGGCGCTCAAGTGGGACTCCTCGGCGCGGGCCTTCCGGTTCGCCGACGTGCTGGAGCTCACCCACCCGACACCCCGGGACGCCTTGCAGGGCAAGCTGTTCCGGCACCTGATCGACGCGCGGCACGACCGCGCGGGGTCGGTGGCGGAGCTGCCGGTGCTGCGGGCGCGGCAGGAGCTGGTGGAACTGCCGCTCGCGCGGCGCCGGGCCCTGGTCGAGGCCGACCCGGCGCACGCGGTGGCGGCACTGCGCTCGGCGGGCATGACGTGGGAGGCGCTGGCGGGCTGGTTGCAGGGCCCGTTGGACGCGCGGGCGTGGGCGGCGGTCGTGCCGTCCATGGGCTACATGGCGTTGCTGCGCAACCTGCGCAACTTCGACGAGGCCGGGCTGCCGGAGGAGGTCGCGGCGGCGATCGGTGCACGACTGGCCGACGCCGACCAGGTGGCCCGCTCCCGGCAGCTGCCCCTGCGCTTCCTGTCGGCCCACCGGGCGGCGGGTCCCCGCTGGCAGTCCACAGTGGACACCGCGCTGGGGCACTCGCTGTCCTCGGTACCGAGCCTGCCGGGCCGCACCCTGGTGCTGGTCGACACCTCGGGCTCGATGCGCTGGCCCCTGTCCGGACGCGGCAGCCTGCTGCGCTGGGACGCGGCGGTCACCTTCGGCCTGGCCCTGGCGGCCAGGGCGGAACGGGCCACCGTGGTGTCCTACTCCAGCGGCTACCGGGTCTTCCCGCCGCGCCGCGACGAGTCGCTGCTGGTCGGCCTGGCCCGCTGGAACCGCGAGGGCTACTTCCTGGGCGAGGGCACCGACACGCACGGTGCGCTGCGGGACAACTACGCCGGTCACGACCGCGTGGTGATCCTGACCGACGAACAGCACAGCGACGGCGACGTGCACCGCGCGATCCCGGCCCGCACCCCGGTCTACACCTGGAACCTGGCGGGCCACGAACCGGCCCACACCCCGGCCATGCCGCACCGCCACACCTTCGGCGGCCTCTCCGACCGCTCGTTCGACCAGCTCGCGCTGATCGAACGCACCGGCCGGGGCGACTGGCCGTTCTGA
- a CDS encoding MerR family transcriptional regulator, which produces MEWSIQDLARSAGTTSRTLRHYGELGLLPPSRVGRNGYRFYDEDSLVRLQRILLLRELGLGLPAIAEVLGGQRDTVAALRTHLALLEQERQRIGRQIESVRTTLRKTERGEPLMAAEVFDGFDHTRYEEEVTRRWGKETYARGDRWWRELGEDGRRAHFREQEEIATALAAAAASGKDAGDAEVQAVVARHYEWVVAGWQGRRPTAAQFAGIGELYVADERFTRNYEQFGAGTAEFIRDAMRVYAERELG; this is translated from the coding sequence GTGGAGTGGTCGATCCAGGACCTCGCGCGCTCGGCGGGCACCACCAGCCGCACGCTCCGCCACTACGGCGAGCTGGGGCTGCTGCCGCCGAGCCGCGTCGGCCGCAACGGCTACCGCTTCTACGACGAGGACTCGCTCGTGCGCCTGCAGCGCATCCTGCTGCTGCGCGAGCTGGGCCTGGGCCTCCCGGCGATCGCCGAGGTGCTCGGCGGGCAGCGGGACACCGTCGCCGCGCTGCGCACCCACCTGGCGCTGCTCGAACAGGAGCGGCAGCGCATCGGGCGGCAGATCGAGTCGGTGCGGACGACGTTGCGGAAGACGGAGAGAGGTGAACCACTGATGGCCGCCGAGGTGTTCGACGGTTTTGACCACACGCGGTACGAGGAAGAGGTCACGCGGCGCTGGGGGAAGGAGACCTACGCGCGTGGTGACCGGTGGTGGCGTGAGCTCGGCGAGGACGGGCGGCGCGCGCACTTCCGGGAGCAGGAGGAGATCGCCACGGCGCTGGCCGCCGCGGCCGCCTCGGGCAAGGACGCCGGGGACGCCGAGGTGCAGGCCGTGGTGGCGCGGCACTACGAGTGGGTCGTGGCGGGCTGGCAGGGGCGTCGGCCGACCGCGGCGCAGTTCGCCGGGATCGGTGAGCTGTACGTCGCGGACGAGCGGTTCACCAGGAACTACGAGCAGTTCGGTGCCGGTACCGCCGAGTTCATCCGGGACGCGATGCGCGTCTACGCCGAGCGCGAGCTCGGATAA
- a CDS encoding maleylpyruvate isomerase N-terminal domain-containing protein, which produces MSAQALVDPSQLLDTLQNEGELLAACAAGADLGSAVPAWPRRTLGEAVRAAALGYRLAVSWIRTGAPPLVVGEPPGTPVEQVRTGLAVLVGELAAHDAYAPCPTWWPADTSYGFWRRRLAHESTLHRVDAQAAAGAPLLEVAPEFAVDGVDEALLLWLGYRLGRLGITGPRRATVGVRCGGHAWLVHTGPEGTVAERVSATEAAGADGLVTGDPMAVYLWLWGRMPDRAVTLAGSRDATAQLWALQRLATASG; this is translated from the coding sequence GTGAGCGCGCAGGCACTCGTCGATCCGTCCCAGCTGCTCGACACGCTCCAGAACGAAGGGGAACTGCTCGCCGCGTGCGCTGCCGGGGCCGACCTCGGCAGCGCCGTGCCCGCCTGGCCGCGGCGCACGCTCGGCGAGGCGGTCCGCGCGGCCGCGCTCGGCTACCGGCTCGCGGTGAGCTGGATCCGCACCGGCGCGCCGCCGCTGGTCGTCGGCGAACCGCCCGGCACGCCGGTGGAGCAGGTGCGCACCGGGCTGGCCGTGCTGGTCGGCGAGCTGGCCGCGCACGACGCGTACGCGCCCTGCCCGACCTGGTGGCCCGCTGACACGAGCTACGGGTTCTGGCGGCGGCGGCTGGCGCACGAGTCCACGCTGCACCGGGTGGACGCGCAGGCCGCGGCCGGTGCGCCGCTGCTGGAGGTGGCGCCCGAGTTCGCCGTGGACGGCGTGGACGAGGCGCTGCTGCTGTGGCTGGGCTACCGCCTCGGCCGCCTGGGCATCACCGGCCCGCGGCGCGCCACCGTCGGCGTGCGCTGCGGCGGGCACGCCTGGCTGGTGCACACCGGCCCGGAGGGCACCGTCGCCGAGCGGGTCTCGGCCACCGAGGCCGCGGGGGCGGACGGGCTGGTCACCGGCGACCCGATGGCGGTCTACCTGTGGCTGTGGGGCCGCATGCCCGACCGCGCGGTCACGCTCGCGGGCAGCCGGGACGCCACCGCCCAGCTGTGGGCGCTGCAACGCCTGGCCACCGCATCGGGCTAA
- a CDS encoding SAV_6107 family HEPN domain-containing protein, whose translation MTVSIPFPRHSTAGRSGALVSRSAPEFPYRPRTGPVAAAGLLAQAQRGLESARREPQPAERYAVAHLAALRAAASVLAIRAKPRPGRAKPTSVWVLLANAAPELREWAAFYASGSQRRAQVQAGITRLVTQRDADDLLRQTEDFLVLAERVLHEADR comes from the coding sequence ATGACTGTTTCCATTCCCTTCCCTCGACACTCCACCGCTGGTCGCTCCGGCGCGCTCGTGAGCCGCAGCGCCCCCGAGTTCCCCTACCGCCCGCGCACCGGGCCGGTGGCCGCCGCCGGGCTGCTCGCCCAGGCCCAGCGCGGCCTCGAGTCGGCCCGTCGCGAGCCCCAGCCCGCCGAGCGCTACGCGGTGGCCCACCTGGCCGCCCTGCGCGCGGCCGCCTCGGTGCTGGCCATCCGCGCCAAGCCCCGGCCGGGCCGGGCCAAGCCCACCAGCGTGTGGGTGCTGCTCGCCAACGCGGCCCCTGAGCTGCGGGAATGGGCCGCGTTTTACGCCTCGGGCTCGCAGCGGCGGGCCCAGGTGCAGGCGGGCATCACCCGCCTGGTCACCCAGCGCGACGCCGACGACCTGCTGCGGCAGACCGAGGACTTCCTCGTGCTCGCCGAGCGGGTCCTGCACGAGGCAGACAGGTGA
- a CDS encoding GNAT family N-acetyltransferase, whose amino-acid sequence MSAAEHPGISETVVDLSADDLRLRLGEALALYVAAMRYPPSTVQQRAPMWLAHMVRAGWRCVGVFDEQGALAGVGYGYRGATGQWWHEQVRRGLTAVAPPESVQHWMSDYFELTELHVRPDAQGRGLGERLLRALLSRTDSGTVLLSTPEGPSRAWKLYRRLGFEDVLRHYTFTGDPRPFAVLGRRLPVQD is encoded by the coding sequence GTGAGCGCAGCAGAGCACCCGGGCATCAGCGAGACCGTCGTCGACCTCAGCGCCGACGACCTCCGCCTCCGCCTCGGCGAGGCGCTGGCGCTCTACGTGGCCGCGATGCGCTACCCGCCGAGCACGGTGCAGCAGCGGGCGCCGATGTGGCTCGCGCACATGGTGCGGGCGGGCTGGCGCTGCGTGGGCGTCTTCGACGAGCAGGGCGCGCTGGCCGGGGTCGGCTACGGCTACCGGGGCGCCACCGGGCAGTGGTGGCACGAGCAGGTGCGGCGCGGGCTCACCGCGGTGGCCCCCCCGGAGTCCGTGCAGCACTGGATGAGCGACTACTTCGAGCTGACCGAGCTGCACGTGCGCCCGGACGCGCAGGGCCGGGGCCTGGGCGAGCGGCTGCTGCGCGCGCTGCTCTCCCGCACCGACTCCGGCACGGTGCTGCTGAGCACCCCGGAGGGCCCGTCCCGGGCGTGGAAGCTGTACCGGCGGCTCGGGTTCGAGGACGTGTTGCGGCACTACACCTTCACCGGGGACCCCCGGCCCTTCGCCGTGCTGGGCCGGAGGCTCCCGGTTCAGGACTGA
- a CDS encoding DUF885 domain-containing protein yields the protein MSVHEISERYVRDLAALDPNTATYLGVPGHDHQLTDYSPDGHDGRAELARTALRDLRATEAANADEQAAKEVFSERVGLTLERHEAGLDASELNVIASPVHELRQTFDLMPSATEQDWAVISTRLSGMGTALDQVKAALTHSAAQGRTAAIRQVRRVAEQCETWAGQRGGDSFFAGFVAAANTVEGISPTLLTELRTHAEAASAAYAGFGRFLREDLARTAPEKDAVGAETYQLCSRFFTGADLDLQEAYDWGWEEFSRVEAEMKQVAGRIKPGATLAEAAAALDADPRYRVHGQDAFQAWMQDLSDRALADLGGVHFEIPERLMALECRIAPPGGSVGAYYTGPTDDFSRPGRMWWSVPADKEEFSTWREVSTVYHEGVPGHHLQIATAVHEAQRLNTFQRLLCWVSGHGEGWALYAERLMRELGYLNDDGNLLGMLDAHLFRAARVIVDIGMHLELRIPAGSGFHPGERWTPELGLEFMLTRTITDATHVRDEIDRYLGWAGQAPSYKLGERLWLQARDEAKQREGAEFDLKRFHERALRMGAMGLDLLRERLRQA from the coding sequence ATGTCCGTCCACGAGATCAGCGAGCGCTACGTCCGCGACCTGGCCGCGCTCGACCCGAACACCGCCACCTACCTCGGCGTCCCCGGCCACGACCACCAGCTCACCGACTACTCCCCGGACGGGCACGACGGCCGCGCCGAGCTGGCCCGCACCGCGCTCCGCGACCTGCGGGCCACCGAGGCCGCGAACGCGGACGAGCAGGCGGCCAAGGAGGTGTTCTCAGAGCGCGTCGGCCTCACCCTGGAGCGCCACGAGGCCGGGCTGGACGCCAGCGAGCTCAACGTCATCGCCAGCCCCGTGCACGAGCTGCGCCAGACCTTCGACCTCATGCCCAGCGCCACCGAGCAGGACTGGGCCGTGATCAGCACCCGCCTGTCCGGCATGGGCACCGCGCTGGACCAGGTCAAGGCCGCCCTCACCCACTCCGCGGCCCAGGGCCGCACCGCCGCCATCCGCCAGGTCCGCCGCGTCGCCGAGCAGTGCGAGACCTGGGCCGGGCAGCGCGGCGGGGACTCCTTCTTCGCCGGGTTCGTCGCCGCCGCGAACACCGTCGAGGGGATCAGCCCCACCCTGCTGACCGAGCTGCGCACGCACGCCGAGGCCGCCTCCGCCGCCTACGCCGGGTTCGGGCGCTTCCTGCGCGAGGACCTGGCCAGGACCGCGCCGGAGAAGGACGCGGTCGGTGCCGAGACCTACCAGCTGTGCTCGCGCTTCTTCACCGGCGCCGACCTGGACCTCCAGGAGGCCTACGACTGGGGCTGGGAGGAGTTCTCCCGCGTCGAGGCCGAGATGAAGCAGGTGGCCGGGCGGATCAAGCCGGGTGCCACGCTGGCCGAGGCCGCCGCCGCGCTGGACGCCGACCCGCGCTACCGCGTGCACGGCCAGGACGCGTTCCAGGCGTGGATGCAGGACCTGTCCGACCGCGCGCTGGCCGACCTCGGCGGTGTGCACTTCGAGATCCCCGAACGCCTGATGGCCCTGGAGTGCCGCATCGCGCCGCCCGGCGGCAGCGTCGGCGCCTACTACACCGGGCCCACCGACGACTTCTCCCGCCCGGGCCGCATGTGGTGGTCGGTGCCCGCGGACAAGGAGGAGTTCTCCACCTGGCGCGAGGTGTCCACCGTCTACCACGAGGGCGTGCCGGGTCACCACCTGCAGATCGCCACCGCGGTGCACGAGGCGCAGCGCCTGAACACCTTCCAGCGCCTGCTGTGCTGGGTGTCCGGGCACGGCGAGGGCTGGGCCCTGTACGCCGAGCGGCTCATGCGCGAGCTGGGCTACCTCAACGACGACGGCAACCTGCTCGGCATGCTGGACGCGCACCTGTTCCGCGCCGCCCGCGTGATCGTGGACATCGGCATGCATCTGGAGCTGCGCATCCCGGCCGGGTCGGGCTTCCACCCGGGCGAGCGGTGGACGCCGGAGCTGGGCCTGGAGTTCATGCTCACCCGCACGATCACCGACGCCACGCACGTGCGCGACGAGATCGACCGCTACCTCGGCTGGGCGGGCCAGGCGCCCTCCTACAAGCTCGGTGAGCGACTGTGGTTGCAGGCCCGCGACGAGGCCAAGCAGCGCGAAGGCGCCGAGTTCGACCTCAAGCGCTTCCACGAGCGCGCGCTGCGCATGGGCGCGATGGGCCTGGACCTGCTGCGCGAGCGCCTGCGCCAGGCGTGA
- a CDS encoding DUF3153 domain-containing protein translates to MSLSRRLFALPLLGLLCAFLMSGCVKATMTMAVSEDDRVSGELVLLTLPAREGDLGPQLKVPAELASRVRSLPHGKDGYHGSQLFFSALTFEELRQLSAATELLSTNYKLQLRRSGGLVTLSGSVDLSALSAENTDVRLRVSFPGRVASTNGKQEADGISWAPKAGQISELSATVSYADQRTESWQYWAIVVASGSGAVALLVYVLAFLAHRRYVARLEEA, encoded by the coding sequence GTGTCCCTGTCCCGGCGCCTGTTCGCCCTGCCCCTGCTGGGACTGCTGTGCGCCTTCCTGATGTCCGGGTGCGTCAAGGCCACGATGACCATGGCGGTCTCCGAGGACGACCGGGTCTCCGGTGAGCTGGTGCTGCTGACGCTGCCCGCGCGGGAGGGCGACCTCGGCCCGCAGCTGAAGGTGCCCGCCGAGCTGGCCAGCCGCGTGCGCTCGCTGCCGCACGGCAAGGACGGCTACCACGGCTCGCAGCTGTTCTTCAGCGCGCTGACCTTCGAGGAGCTGCGCCAGCTGTCGGCGGCCACCGAGCTGCTCTCCACCAACTACAAGCTCCAGCTGCGCCGCTCGGGCGGGCTGGTCACGCTGAGCGGCTCGGTCGACCTGAGCGCGCTGTCGGCGGAGAACACCGACGTGCGGCTGCGGGTGAGCTTCCCGGGCCGGGTCGCGAGCACCAACGGCAAGCAGGAGGCCGACGGCATCTCCTGGGCGCCCAAGGCGGGGCAGATCAGCGAGCTGTCGGCCACCGTGTCCTACGCCGACCAGCGCACCGAGTCCTGGCAGTACTGGGCGATCGTGGTCGCCTCGGGCTCCGGCGCGGTGGCCCTGCTGGTGTACGTGCTGGCCTTCCTCGCCCACCGCCGCTACGTGGCCCGTCTGGAGGAGGCCTGA
- a CDS encoding carbon-nitrogen hydrolase family protein → MPITLAVAQPRIHSFALADNVLAHADLVRAAGARVVVFPELSLTGYEHTAPPVAEDSEALRPLVQACATTGSLALVGAPADGHIAVLAVDGGGARVVYRKMCLTEDEARHFRPGTAPAVLTVDGVRLGLAVCKDTGHPEQAEATAALGIDVYVAGVVQTADRTGVQHGRARAVAAKYDVWAATASFAGPTGEGITDTAGRSGIWRPGGELVVAAGAEPGEFVRAEVG, encoded by the coding sequence ATGCCCATCACCCTCGCCGTGGCCCAGCCGCGGATCCACTCGTTCGCGTTGGCGGACAACGTGCTCGCGCACGCCGATCTGGTCCGCGCGGCCGGTGCGCGAGTGGTGGTGTTCCCGGAGCTGTCGCTGACCGGCTACGAGCACACCGCCCCGCCGGTCGCCGAGGACTCGGAAGCGTTGCGCCCCTTGGTGCAGGCCTGCGCGACCACCGGCTCGCTGGCCCTGGTCGGCGCCCCGGCCGACGGCCACATCGCGGTCCTGGCCGTGGACGGCGGGGGCGCGCGGGTGGTCTACCGCAAGATGTGCCTGACCGAGGACGAGGCCCGCCACTTCCGCCCGGGCACCGCACCGGCGGTGCTGACCGTGGACGGCGTGCGCCTGGGCCTGGCGGTCTGCAAGGACACCGGCCACCCGGAGCAGGCCGAGGCCACCGCGGCGCTGGGCATCGACGTCTACGTCGCGGGTGTGGTCCAGACCGCCGACCGCACCGGGGTCCAGCACGGGCGCGCCCGCGCGGTGGCGGCCAAGTACGACGTCTGGGCGGCGACCGCGAGCTTCGCGGGCCCGACCGGCGAGGGCATCACCGACACGGCGGGCCGCTCGGGCATCTGGCGCCCGGGTGGCGAGCTGGTCGTGGCGGCGGGTGCGGAACCAGGTGAGTTCGTCCGGGCGGAGGTCGGCTGA
- a CDS encoding RidA family protein, with the protein MRRQVILSGSTFEETIGYARAVVVDGHVHVSGTTGFDYATMTIEDDVVAQARQCLRNIADALAQAGCTFDDVVRVRYLLPEREDFEPCWPVLREAFGTVRPAATMMVCGLSDPRMRIEIEVDARKPGA; encoded by the coding sequence ATGCGACGACAGGTCATCCTGAGCGGCTCCACGTTCGAGGAGACGATCGGCTACGCCCGGGCGGTGGTGGTGGACGGCCACGTGCACGTCTCCGGCACCACGGGCTTCGACTACGCGACGATGACCATCGAGGACGACGTGGTGGCCCAGGCTCGGCAGTGCCTGCGCAACATCGCCGACGCCCTGGCCCAGGCGGGCTGCACGTTCGACGACGTCGTGCGGGTGCGCTACCTGCTGCCCGAGCGCGAGGACTTCGAGCCGTGCTGGCCGGTGCTGCGGGAGGCCTTCGGCACCGTGCGCCCGGCCGCGACGATGATGGTGTGCGGGCTGTCCGACCCCCGGATGCGGATCGAGATCGAGGTCGACGCGCGCAAGCCGGGCGCCTGA
- a CDS encoding D-alanyl-D-alanine carboxypeptidase family protein, with translation MSCRSALVAALVCVSAVFIVAGAVPGGVTVFDNSPAVANLDPGLREALRRAAADARRDGVEFVVNSGWRSRTEQAELWREAVAEHGSARAAARWVASPDTSAHVSGHAVDLGPAEATAWLATHGAAYGLCQVYDNEPWHHELRPRAAVDGCPRRYPDPTHDPRPRR, from the coding sequence ATGAGCTGCCGATCCGCGCTCGTCGCCGCCCTGGTGTGCGTCAGCGCCGTGTTCATCGTCGCGGGCGCCGTCCCCGGCGGGGTGACCGTCTTCGACAACAGCCCGGCCGTGGCCAACCTGGACCCCGGGCTGCGCGAGGCCCTGCGGCGGGCCGCGGCCGACGCCCGCCGGGACGGGGTGGAGTTCGTGGTCAACAGCGGCTGGCGGTCCCGGACCGAGCAGGCGGAGCTGTGGCGGGAGGCGGTCGCCGAGCACGGGTCGGCGCGGGCGGCCGCCCGCTGGGTGGCCAGCCCGGACACCTCGGCACACGTCTCCGGGCACGCGGTTGATCTCGGCCCCGCCGAGGCCACCGCCTGGCTGGCCACGCACGGCGCCGCGTACGGGCTGTGCCAGGTCTACGACAACGAGCCCTGGCACCACGAGCTGCGCCCCCGGGCCGCCGTCGACGGCTGCCCGCGCCGGTACCCCGACCCCACGCACGACCCGAGGCCGCGGCGCTGA